A region of the Candidatus Paceibacterota bacterium genome:
GGCCAATGCGGGCAGCGACACTTTGAGCGTGATTGACACCCGCACCGACGCACTGGTCGAGACCATTTGCGCCCGGCAGAACCCGGCCGACCTGTTTGGCGCGCAGCCCAATGCGCTGGCGTTCAACAAGTCTGGCAAACAGCTCTTTGTGTGCAACGGCACCCACAATGCCGTGGCCGTGTTCGACTTTGCCCCCGGCAAGTCGGAGTTGCTGGGGCTGATCCCGGTTGGGTGGTTTCCCGGTGCCATCGCGCACGATTCGCAGCGCCAAATGCTCTACGTGGCCAACATCAAAGGCCTCGCTTCCACCCAGACGTTGAATCCCGCCAGGCAAACCGGCGCCAACACCCATCAGTATCGCGGCGCGCTCTCGCTGGTGCCGGTGCCCTCTGCTCGCGAATTGGAGGCGCATACGCGGGCCGCGCTCGCCAACATGCGCTATCCGCTGCTGCGCCAGGCGGCCCTGAAGCCGCGGCCCGGCCAGCCTCCCCGACCGGTGCCTGAGCGCGTGGGCGAACCCAGCGTCTTCAAGCACGTCGTTTACATCATCAAAGAAAACCGCACCTACGACCAGGTGCTGGGGGACATGCCGGAAGGCAACGGCGACCCGTCGCTGTGCATCTTCGGCGAACGCGTCACGCCCAATCAGCACAAGCTGGCCCGCGAGTTCGTGCTGCTCGACAACACCTACTGCTCGGGCATCCTGAGCGCCGACGGCCACCAATGGGCCACCACCGCCTTTGCCACCGACTACATGGAGCGCTCCTTCGCCGGCTTCCCCCGCAGCTACCCGGATGGCATGGAAGACGACGACACGGACGCCCTGGCCTATTCGCCCGCGGGATTCATCTGGGACAACGCCATCGCCCACGGCAAGTCGCTGCGTAACTACGGTGAGTTCGCCATCACGGAGACGCGTTGGAAAGACCCCGCAAAGAAAGGCTCGCCCAGGTTCCTCGATTACTACCGCGACTTCATCAACCAAACCGGCGCAATCGAGATTCGCAGCCGTCCGGCCATCGAATCGCTCCGCCCCTACCTCGTGACCAACACCGTCGGCTGGAATATGGATATCCCGGATGTCTTTCGCGCCGCGCAGTTCATCGCCGAGCTCAAGCAGTTCGAGCAGCGTGGCGAGTTCCCTAACCTCTGCATCATGTGCCTGCCGAACGACCATACCAGCGGCACCCAGGCCGGTTCCCCCACGCCCGACGCGCAAGTGGCCGACAACGACCTCGCCCTGGGCCGGATTGTCGAGGCCATCAGCCGCAGCCGGTTTTGGCCCCAAACGTGCATCTTCGTCATCGAGGACGACCCGCAGAACGGCTGGGATCATGTCAGCGGCTACCGCACCACCGCCTACGTTGCCAGCCCCTACACGCGCCGCGGCGCAACCGTCAGCACCCAGTACAACCAGACCAGCCTCATCCGCACGATGGAGCTGATGCTCGGCCTGCCCCCGATGAACCAGCTCGACGCCACCGCTACTCCGATGACCGATTGCTTCACCAACACGCCCGACTTTGCCCCCTTCACGGTGTTGCCGAACAACATCCCCCTTGACCAGATGAATCCCGAACCCCGGCAACACTCCGACCCGCTCCTGCGCAGAAACGCCTACGCCTCCGCCCGCCTGCCGCTGGACCGGATTGACCAGTGCCCCGAAGACGTGCTCAACCGAATCCTCTGGCACGCCATGAAAGGTCCCCAGGCTCCCTATCCCGCCTGGGCCGTCCGGGTCCAAAAGGACGATGATTAGCGCTCCTCTCTCCGCCGCGCTCGCGCCGCTGCGTTCCACCCCGGATTCGTAAGTACAACAGAGATTACGCTCACCCCCTGTCCGGAGCTTGCTTCGGGTTTGCCGGAACCTCTGTGTTTACGCGGAAGCGGACGCCTCGGCGGCCACGGTCTGGCGGGAAGAGCGATTATGGCGAACCGGCCTTCTGCGTTGGCGGCAGTTCCTGGATGCGGAGGTTGCGGAAGTCGAAAGCCTTATTCTCCGCCTGGATGCCGATGTAGCCGCGGGCAGCGTCCAGTTGGTTGAACTCCCAGGCCCGCTCGCCGTCCACGTCCAATGTGATCTTGTTGCCGCGGGCTTCGATGCGGAACTTGACCCATGTATTCAAAGGCATCGGCGGCGTCTCGGCAGGCACCATGGTCTTGTAGCCTTTGACGAGGCTGCCGAGCGCGCTGCGCAAGAGGTTGACCTGCCAGCCGTCCTTGGGCCACGGCTTGCCGTCCAGGCCGGCGCGGAGAAAAAGACCGCTGTCGTACTGCGGCACCAGCGCGCGCCACTCGGCTTCGAGAATGAAATCGCCGTATTGTTTCTCCGACCGCAGCCAGCCCATGCCGGTGACAAGGCGCAGATTGCCGTTGGTGACCGCAAAAGTCACATCATGCACCGGCACCCAGCCCGACAGGTCTTTGCCGTTGAAGATTGATTCCCAGCGCCCCTCCCTGGGAGTTTCAGCGGCCGGGCCCGTTAGAGTTGTGGCGAAGCAGGCCAGCAGAGCGGCCACCCAGAGTTTCGGCAGTGTCGTTCGCATGCAGGTGTGTGGATCAAAATGGTTGCGCGGGCGGAAACGTAACGCACCGCGCCGGCCAGAGGAAAGCCAAAAGCCGCCGCTGGACAAGATTTGACAGGCGCCCGCCAACTTGGTTCGATGCAAGGCAGTTCGACAACCTTTGCTATACTTAAGGCCCCAAATGACTACAACCCAACTCCAGCACGAAACAAATGACTCGCACCCCATCACCCGTCGGCGCTTTCTCGCCGGCACTGGCGCCTCGGTCCTGGCTTTCACCGCCTTGAAACCCGGACTGCTGCGGGGCGCGGAGGCGAACTCGAAAATCAACATCGGCCTGATTGGCTGCGGCAACCGCGGCAAATGGGTCGCCAGCCTCTTCCAGAAACACGGCGGTTACAACCTCGTCGCGGTGGCGGATTACTTTCAGGACCACGTGGACGCCGTGGGCGACCAGTTCAAGGTGGAAGCGGCGATGCGTTTCACCGGCCTGGCCGGCTACCGCCAGCTGTTGGAACAAAAGCTCGACGCGGTGCTGATCGAAAGCCCGCCTTACTTCCACCCCGAGCAGGCCGCCGCCGCCGTTGACGCCGGCAAGCACGTCTTCTTGGCCAAGCCGATTGCCGTGGATGTGCCCGGCTGCCTCACCATCAGCGAGAGCGGCAAAAACGCAACGGCGAAGAAGCTCTGCTTCCTCGTGGACTTCCAGACGCGCGCCTGCAAAGTGCATCAGGACGCGGTCAAAGCCGTCCACGACGGCGAGATCGGCAAGATCATCTCGGCCGAGGCGGCGTACCACTGCGGCCCCACCTGGGAACGCATGGACCAGATCCTCCGCAAGGACCCGAAGAACCCCGAAGTGCGCCTGCGCGCGTGGGGCGTGGACCGTCTGCTGTCCGGCGACGTCATCACTGAACAGAACATCCATGCCCTTGATATCACCTGCTGGCTGCTCGACGCCGAGCCGGTGCGCGCTTATGGCACCGGCGGACGCACACGCGAGTTTGTCGGCGACTGCTGGGACCACTTCGCGGTCATCTTCTACTTCCCAAACGACGTGGTGGTGAGCTTCAACTCCACTCAGGCCGGCTACGGTTACGACGACATCATGTGCCGCGTGTTCGGCCTCAAGGGCACTGCCGACGTGCATTATTCCGACAACGTCACTGTCAAAGCCGCTGAATTCCACAGCGCCGGCAAGGTGGGCGCCATTTACAGCGAAGGCGTGGAGAACAACATCGCGACTTTCCACGACAGCATCACCAGGGGCGAACACGCCAACCCAACCGTCGCCGCCAGCGTCCGCAGCAATCTCACCACCATCCTGGGGCGCATGGCCGCCTACAAGAACGGCGTGGCCACGTGGCAGGAAATGATGAAGGCCAGGGAAAAGTTCACCCCCGACCTCAAAGGCTTGAAGGCGTGACGCTTCTATAGCACATTTCATTCGACAATCGGACGGAGCTGGACTATAAATATCAGCCAGGCGCGGTCGGGAAGCGCCCCTGGGCTGAGGAGGTCCGGGACAGGGCAATCAAGGCCCAATCATGGAGTAATCATGCTCCAATCATGCTCCAATGATGCTAGCAACACCGGGGCAACACGCCGGCAACCCAATCCAATCCCGCGCAAGATCCCCGTCGGGCGCCGCAAGCCCGGGCCTCCCAGCGCACAGCCCCGACAGAAAATCCTTTGCGTTCTCTGCGTTCTTTGCGGTTAAATTACCCCATGACCAG
Encoded here:
- a CDS encoding alkaline phosphatase family protein is translated as MKSPQSKPLTSPTSLGACACLLLAGLLVGCHAPPSSVAPDSTKDTVGRVGSNRYFTPANQILTPAGLQVELPGMRPQALALSPDGRLLVTAGKTHDLVVLDPASGNVLQRVPLPSEKDLDPTPEPVSDHILQPDKDGQLSFTGLVFSPDGSRIYLANVDGSIKVFAVAQEGKVVSAFTMPLPPANAPRRVREIPAGLAVSSDGKRLYVALNLSNRLAELDAATGKVLRLWDVGVAPYDVVLAGNKAYVSNWGGRRPDSNSVTGPAGRGTLVRVDPVRFIASEGSVSVIELGQGGVAPKAQSPKCELLTGLHACAMALSPDGRWLVVANAGSDTLSVIDTRTDALVETICARQNPADLFGAQPNALAFNKSGKQLFVCNGTHNAVAVFDFAPGKSELLGLIPVGWFPGAIAHDSQRQMLYVANIKGLASTQTLNPARQTGANTHQYRGALSLVPVPSARELEAHTRAALANMRYPLLRQAALKPRPGQPPRPVPERVGEPSVFKHVVYIIKENRTYDQVLGDMPEGNGDPSLCIFGERVTPNQHKLAREFVLLDNTYCSGILSADGHQWATTAFATDYMERSFAGFPRSYPDGMEDDDTDALAYSPAGFIWDNAIAHGKSLRNYGEFAITETRWKDPAKKGSPRFLDYYRDFINQTGAIEIRSRPAIESLRPYLVTNTVGWNMDIPDVFRAAQFIAELKQFEQRGEFPNLCIMCLPNDHTSGTQAGSPTPDAQVADNDLALGRIVEAISRSRFWPQTCIFVIEDDPQNGWDHVSGYRTTAYVASPYTRRGATVSTQYNQTSLIRTMELMLGLPPMNQLDATATPMTDCFTNTPDFAPFTVLPNNIPLDQMNPEPRQHSDPLLRRNAYASARLPLDRIDQCPEDVLNRILWHAMKGPQAPYPAWAVRVQKDDD
- a CDS encoding Gfo/Idh/MocA family oxidoreductase produces the protein MTTTQLQHETNDSHPITRRRFLAGTGASVLAFTALKPGLLRGAEANSKINIGLIGCGNRGKWVASLFQKHGGYNLVAVADYFQDHVDAVGDQFKVEAAMRFTGLAGYRQLLEQKLDAVLIESPPYFHPEQAAAAVDAGKHVFLAKPIAVDVPGCLTISESGKNATAKKLCFLVDFQTRACKVHQDAVKAVHDGEIGKIISAEAAYHCGPTWERMDQILRKDPKNPEVRLRAWGVDRLLSGDVITEQNIHALDITCWLLDAEPVRAYGTGGRTREFVGDCWDHFAVIFYFPNDVVVSFNSTQAGYGYDDIMCRVFGLKGTADVHYSDNVTVKAAEFHSAGKVGAIYSEGVENNIATFHDSITRGEHANPTVAASVRSNLTTILGRMAAYKNGVATWQEMMKAREKFTPDLKGLKA
- a CDS encoding DUF1080 domain-containing protein, which gives rise to MRTTLPKLWVAALLACFATTLTGPAAETPREGRWESIFNGKDLSGWVPVHDVTFAVTNGNLRLVTGMGWLRSEKQYGDFILEAEWRALVPQYDSGLFLRAGLDGKPWPKDGWQVNLLRSALGSLVKGYKTMVPAETPPMPLNTWVKFRIEARGNKITLDVDGERAWEFNQLDAARGYIGIQAENKAFDFRNLRIQELPPTQKAGSP